The following DNA comes from Populus trichocarpa isolate Nisqually-1 chromosome 19, P.trichocarpa_v4.1, whole genome shotgun sequence.
GTCACCAAACCGTGTTTTGTTTAACTGTTATATTGGGTAGCATCACGTGGGTGCAAATAAATCTActcaaaatattgtttatgatttattattattattattattattattattaaaatttagttAGTTTAATGAAAATGATGTGCATAAGCTTTATTAACAAAACTCAAGAAGTTTGTGACTTGAaagaagtttaaaattaaaaataattttaataatgaattaaattatatttttatgtaatattgaaatagaaaaatatttgatatactTGGGTTAAATTAGGCTGATTGTGAAACTCACAaatataatctttaaaaaaattaaaaaatttaattctaaattaacttaataataaaaaataaaattgataaaaaacaacatttatttaaaaaaataaaatgaattttagttaattaataagCAAACTCATGACAatgatttagtttttcaattatgattaataaatgaatgattgttttgtgtttttttttaatatatattcaaatcaaGAACTTACATGTATGTACCAATGGATTGGGCTTTATAACTCATTTCAACAATGTTAAGTCGTAAAAACtatgatgaatttttattaaaaattatattgaggATAATATAAGTGCGCGTATTTTATGGTAACGGTGTCTGAAATTTCAATCCATCTCAAGCTTCAACGCAGTGTAACGTTTACACTGCTTATTATTCCtccaaaaaacttttatatatagtGTTCtgtaatgaaattttattagttatttaatgtgatttattttttaaaaaatatatttttattatttttaataaatcataaatttatttatttttctcttaatttgtatacatttatttttataaaataaattccatGAAACAACTAATACGGTATTATTTTCAATGAATATGACATAAGACAGATTGAAAGCTTTTGTAAGAGGAGCATGGTAGTTCATATAAATAAGACCTTTCTAGACGAAAATGCTTTTAATTTGTCACGATTTGCTTTGTCTTAAAGAGAAAGGTAACAAATTTAATACAACTGTAGAATTGTACGTAGTATCCTTTCCTACAAatgcaaagcaaagcaaagcaaagacATTTCCACAACTCATCAATGTGGTCAGACACTCTTCCACTGCTCATTAGTAGAAGCTGTTGCTGATATGTCTCATGTTCCTTCTTGACTGGCAATGTCACGATCCCTTTCTGATTCTTCAATCGAATGATCTGGCTTATCTTACGTATCTTATCCATCACAAAATAATGTGAATAATTTCACTGAtgtattgaaattttattaacttGGTTCATAGTGATGGTGGACTAGGTTTAGCTTTCCCTTCATTCGTCTACATGGAAGAGACCGACTTGAATCACGATCCGAAGCAAGCACAgaaactattaataaattaatggtgataaataaatatacagttCCATTGTCCTCATTGAAATAGACTTTGCAAGTTTGTGTCACTCATTTATCAGTCTGAAATGCCAAGAAAACAATACCGCAGATCCAGCACCCTGTGAtccaaaaacatggaaaaaaaaaaaacaaaaaaaaacatattctatGTTTTATGCTATCCAAATTTACTGCAACTGGTGATTTTCCATTTTTGCAACTCTCTTATCAAACTACTTTCCAACGGCTGATCATCAGAGCCTGGAGCATGAATATCAATCTCCTGATCTGAATCTGCTTTATTCTTTTCCATTATCAAATGTACCCCGCATTTTTCTACCCAACATTTTCGAACATCATAGAAGCTTATTTTGACATTCAGTTCCAATTCCTCTACACCTTGCAGCGATTCCTCTGACCCGATCAACGGTATACGCTGTAATTTTCGAACATCATATACGCTTATTTTGACATTCACTTCCAATTCCTCTACACCTTGCAGCGATTCCTCTAACCCAATCAACGGTATACGCTGTATCCAAGACTGCTTCGTGATAGTTCTGTCAAACGTAACTGCCGCCATCGTCTCAAACAATTCAATACCATTACTCTTATTTTTGAAAGTAGCAACACACTTATCAAACCGAGGAAGTGATGTTGCTAGAGTGGCTTCATTGGTGGAGGCCGAGACAACCCAAAAAAGGAGCGCTTGGAGTTTATTACCATCTGGAACTGGAACTGACACTGAGggtaaaataaatgataatgcAGATCCTTCTCCACGATGGCTGAACCATTCTGGTATCTCACCACCAGCAAGGCAAATGTCATAATGTTTACCTTTGCATAATCCCTGTTGGTTtcaaggaaagtaattaaaactTGAGTCCGAAACAATACCATATTTACATGCTAAATGTTTGTATTCAAGTAAGTGAAgagacagagaaagagagacaaCCTGAATAAGACTCATCTTATAGTTTTCAGATAAATTGCTGCAGCCATTTAAGTTCAAAATGGACCAGTTATTGCCCGCGCATTCCATGCCCTGAATCTCTATTAAATTTCGGCACCCTTTTACATTCAGTAATGGTAGTCTTTCGTGCTGAAGTGGTGCACTTACTCTTTCAATGGATGTGCAGTCATTGATAGACAAGAATAGGACACTTGATGGAAGCTCTGGGATTGATAGCAGATTCGAACATTTCTCAACCCTCAAACATTGAAGCTTAGGAAGGAGGCTAATGCCAGAAGGCAGATTGAAGAATTTGTTTCCAGACAAATCCAAATCTTCAAGAAAGGACAAACTCCCAAGATCAATGGAACTTGTAGCTTCAGACAAACCAGCATAACTTAGATTTAGTTCTTTCAATGAGCTGAAACTATTGAAAAAAGCTGGTAGCATAGCGTTGGAGCTAGAACAGTTTCGTGGTGAAAGCCACaaagaaaatcttgaaaacCGAGATTTAGAAGGTAGATCAGGTGAGTAGAAAACTTTGTTGTATCCACCAAATGATAACTTTGTCAGCTTCTTCAAATATCTAGCTGAAGTAGGAAGTTGCTTAATCGCAGTACCCTTTGTAAACAATTCTGTTAAGGATTCTATGTCACCCAAACTCTCTGGCAATTTCTCAAGTTGTCTGCACTGAGTAACGTTCAGAGTTTGAAGAGATTTTAAGTTACCCATGCTTTCTGGAAGAGTCTTTAGGCTGTCACAGTAATGCAAGTTCAACAAAACAAGGCTCTTCAAATTTCCAATAGATTGATGTACCTTAACCAAACTCGTGCATCCAGTAAGTATTAGTCTCTCCAAACAAGAGAGTTCTCGAAAGTTCGGCGTTTCATCAAGGTACTTGGAATAGCTGAGATTGAGGATTTTCAGCTTGTTAAGAATCTGTCAAAGCAAtgagaaaataagagaaaaatagctATGTAAAAAAATGTaactctaaattaaatttaattagagaGAATTTTGAGTGCCTAATGCATATATTTTACCTTAGTCCCCTTCCAAAGTTTTCGTACGTTACTTTCTTGCATATCAAGTATAACAAGGTCGTTTAAGTGAAAATCAGACGGCAAAGATTTCAAAGGGCATCCAAACCAACAAAGCCATATCAACTCTTTGGGGAGAAGACTGTAGCTTCCCACAAGATTTGCTCCTTTGATTTGGAGTAATTTTAAACGTCTCATTTTTGTAAACGATTTTGTGCTAAAAGATTCTTGCACATCTAGTGCCAGACCCTCCACAGCATCTGTTCCCTGAAAATAGCCAATAAAGGATTAAAATATCATGACAATAATCATGCATATTCTTTGGATGAGAATGTTGATACCAATTTCAGGTAAGAACCCAGGACCACCTAGCATTTCTgttatgtattctttttttttaaaaaaaaaagaaagaaaaaacaatcgaGATATTTATTAATGAACCAATTTACAAGGTAAGCTGGAATTCACTAACAATAAGGGAGTTAGAAAGAAGATGAGCATTATTAACAAGCTCAATAAGCAATAACACTTCAGTTATTATACCTTGATAAAATGCCTAAAAAcctctaattaaattattttttatttatataaagttattattcCGAGCTTTTAATCAAAGTGCAAGATGGTGAAGAACAAGTTGAAACAACgcatttcaatttagttttttattctttaagattaatttgttttttgcggTCCAAATATCCCATAAAATACTATATGATAACATTGTTTAAGCACTTCATTAGAACTTGCGTTTGATGGCCATGCCCCGTCGTTGGCTGATTAAGTTATTTACTTTATAATCATATTCATTTCAACTACTATAcatgttaaatttaaatttttaaaggaaaatgTACGGTTGAGGGAAAATGCATGGTAGAGTCTAACACTAATTTTTTCGGTGGTGTCCCTCTCGagcttctctctgtttttcgTTCGGTGTTCCTCCCccgctttctttctttatgtacCCGTTAATTTTGTTCTATGAACTAGTTAAGATGAGTGTAGTTCTTTCCCATCACATGTTAATTAAGCATGCTCTtgatgcaggaaaaaaaaaaactgttaggAATGATTGATGAAAGATAAGAAATGTAATTAAGATGATAGGATATAGTATAATGAGAAGTAGTGGCTAGAAAAGATCGTACGTGATTTGTTGAGTATCCTTGAATCATTGCATGTGACTAACTTGTTTACAAACAAGATCTATCTAAAGCATTGTCTACACATTTTGTGTATGAAAATCTACTTTCTATTAGAGTTGAAATTGATGATAATGGTCAGGTCTTATTATTGCTATGTTCTTTGTGTCTTGTTTATCATAACCTTAGAAAgacttaataaaatatcatattgtaTGCCAAAGAAAATGGATAAAACAAGGAAACTCCAACAAAGTATACTAATTTTACTTAATCTTGTAGTATTAATTTGGTTATCTATGAATTATCTTTTACACAGGATAGAGGTAGTTTGATGATTCTATGTTTGCTTTTTTGTCATTCGTTACTATGCAAGATTTGGTGTACcccataaaatattatataattgcaTTGTTTAAGCACTTCACTGGAACTTGTGTTCGGCCATATTTTTGTTCTAATTATAAGAATTGttgttatattttgatgtgtttgctGTGAAATATTGTATATTCATGTGTGATCCTAAGTTGATGCATTATATTGTTGTAATATATAAGACTGTACGCATAAAAACTGATTTAGTACGTATTGGCAAATTATTAACTCATTTATGTAAAATCCCTTAAGGAGCAATATTGCACTTTCCAACACAACTAGTTCCTTAAAATTGCACTAAGGTTTGACAAGAAATTAAGATAAATGAGTTCTTACCAGTTCCTTGGAGAGTACATTGTATGCGTCTTTGGGAAGTACAATTCTGCTGCAATTTCCAGGATGATTACGCGACCTTTGACGAATAATCTCCCTTCCCATCTTTCGTAATGTATCATGCATCCATAAGCTATTCCAAGTGTCGATTGTTATGAGAGACCTTCCAATGAGAGTTCTGAAAGCTACTTCTGGATGGCAATCGTAACGAGCACCTACTATATCTGCTACATATTCTTTGTCTCCACCAACAAAATAGCACGCAATATCAAGGAATATCTCACTTGTATCCACATTCAGTGCATCAAAACTTACTCTAAGCTTTCCTTGAATATCATCATGCGGAATATTTCGCCAATGGGCAATATCGATTTCCCATCCAGCTTTGTCTCTTATAGATAAATGAGAACCCAAAATTTGTAGAGCCAAAGGAAGTCCTTTGCAGTAGTCAACTACCTTTCCTGAAAGCTCCTCATAATCCTTTGCTGGATGGGTTTCCCTAAAAGCATGCAAACTGAAAAGCTCAAGAGACTGATCTCGATCCAATTCTTTAGCATGATACATTCCATCTACCCCCACTTCTGTTAGCAGATGCTTATTCTTAGTTACAACAATTATTATACTTCCGGCACCAAACCAGCATCTCTCTCCCATCAATGCCTCCAGTTGTTCCCTTTTGTCCACATCGTcaaaaacaacaagaatttTCTTACGATGAAGTCGTTCTTTGATCAAATTCATGCCTTCATAAACATTACTGACCTTCCAAACTCTTGGTTTCAGAATATCATGAAGAAGGCGCTCTTGTAATTCAACCAGACCATTCGGCTTATCTGATATTTCCTTGACGTCCGAAAGAAAACTGCTTCcctcaaatccaaaataaagtTTGTTAAACACAGCTTTTGCTATTGTTGTCTTTCCTATTCCAGCTATCCCATGTATTCCCACGATGCCAACATCCGGTTTTGCACCTTTTAGCAAAGAAATAATACCCTGAACTCTGGAATAAATACCTACTGGGTGCTTGGCTACGTGCAAGGTTTTGTTTCCCAGTTTACAAGCTACATCACTGACAATCCTTTTGATGAATTCCGCTTCATATCTGTTCATAGAGAACGAAAGACAACAATGGCGTATAGGTTGTTAGATATTAATCCAGAATTTTCAAGCCCATGCCTCTCTAGAACTATCAAGGAAGTGCATCTTGAAAATCTAGCTCATCCATCCCTAGAattctcttcaaaaaaataaagtcatccTTTCTTGTAAATGATATTCTATTAGAAGTCTCTAGGCTATCAAACAGACCTAGCAGCCCATATCTACATGCTGCCACTTTCTTGTAAGAAGGATTGAAAGGGcgtaaaattgttttttaaagatttttttaaaaaaaatacattaaaataatatttcttaaattctaaatttatttttaatattattaaattaaaacattccaaaaacttttaaaaaattaatttgaaaaaaaacttatattttgacgaaaaacatattataaattaGTTGGTGTTCAAGCATCACTCAGAGTAAACAAGCAAGCAATTTTATACACGAAAAAGTTCGTGCAGTGTGTGAGTAGAGAAAGATTTGTGTGTGCAAGTgagaaataatattaaagagAGCGTCTAGTGTGTGAGTGTTATACACATTAGTTGGTGTTCAAGTATCAATATTTTGTacaaaattcttttattgaatataattaagttattctGTCAATTTATCACTATTTATCAGAGCTTTTGCCCAAAATTTTATATccaacattagtttttttttttaatatacatccAACATTAGTTAAACACTAGAAAATTAGTCAATACTACGTGTCGGGTtgaacaaacaaaatttaaaatataaaaaataaatatcaagatattgttaatttatttctcattagcaattttttttaattattaactcaAAACTTGGTTTAactagttaatttttaaaccttATAATCTTAATCCATGACtaacttgaattttaaattaaattatgtaaaagttaatttaatatgacaCAATTAATTTAGCGAGTtcaaagataatataaataaataataaaaatataatttgacataaaaagaatcaaaataattttttaaaaaaatattaaaatagtaaaatattgaATCTATTCAGGTCTGCCAAACTTACCATCTAATCATGGATCCAAGTGgatttaataagtttatttttagtcaatttttttaaatacatgttaaaaaaataaaggattacAGTAAAGCaatcgaataaaaaaacaaaataattatgatgaattgcaaaaaaataaacaaacaagtaAACTTGGTAATATTACAAAAAGATTTCAACTATCTTcctccaaaacaaaataaaaattaaataaattctaataaaatattatttaaaaaatattcttaattaatttttaagaaatttaatttatttttataaaaatatatataaaaaaaaacaaaacatgagaTTCTAGGTAGCTAAACTTACTTAGGCCATATGAAAAAAGTCCAGGTGTGGTGGCCTACCCAAGCTCACCGctgttaaaaaagaagaagcagttATTTATAAATCCAATTTTCAATCACATCATTTATAAACCTAATTGAAGTTGTCGAAAAGATCACGccgtgtatatttttttttaaaaaaaaaaaactcaatttataaTCTACattcatataagaaaaaattcttataacctaaaaaaattaatttctcctcttaaaaaaaacttctaaattagttaaaaaaataaacaaaaaaatatctctctcaatcttgatctttttttttaacaaattaaaaattcaaaaacattttaatatcatTCCTCTTGtagaatattttaatatcaaatttgattattttttataatgaaattcaacttaatatgaagattttttttaaccaaaataaccATGTAAAAAGTAGATTGAAACATGTAATTAATATCAAATctcaaatcaatataatatttaaagataaaattgaaaagaaaaaaaaatgatgaaagaagaaaataataaaaaacaaaagagaaaccattt
Coding sequences within:
- the LOC7484089 gene encoding disease resistance protein RPV1 isoform X2 gives rise to the protein MASTDSESPFSSSSSSSGHRWNYDVFLSFRGEDTRKNFTDHLYTALIQAGIHTFRDDNELPRGEEISPQLLKAIEGSRISIVVFSKHYASSRWCLDELVKILECRQNIDQVVLPIFYDTEPSDVRKQTGSYAKAFDEHEERFKEEMEKVNKWRGALAEAGNLSGWGLHNEANGYEAEFIKRIVSDVACKLGNKTLHVAKHPVGIYSRVQGIISLLKGAKPDVGIVGIHGIAGIGKTTIAKAVFNKLYFGFEGSSFLSDVKEISDKPNGLVELQERLLHDILKPRVWKVSNVYEGMNLIKERLHRKKILVVFDDVDKREQLEALMGERCWFGAGSIIIVVTKNKHLLTEVGVDGMYHAKELDRDQSLELFSLHAFRETHPAKDYEELSGKVVDYCKGLPLALQILGSHLSIRDKAGWEIDIAHWRNIPHDDIQGKLRVSFDALNVDTSEIFLDIACYFVGGDKEYVADIVGARYDCHPEVAFRTLIGRSLITIDTWNSLWMHDTLRKMGREIIRQRSRNHPGNCSRIVLPKDAYNVLSKELGTDAVEGLALDVQESFSTKSFTKMRRLKLLQIKGANLVGSYSLLPKELIWLCWFGCPLKSLPSDFHLNDLVILDMQESNVRKLWKGTKILNKLKILNLSYSKYLDETPNFRELSCLERLILTGCTSLVKVHQSIGNLKSLVLLNLHYCDSLKTLPESMGNLKSLQTLNVTQCRQLEKLPESLGDIESLTELFTKGTAIKQLPTSARYLKKLTKLSFGGYNKVFYSPDLPSKSRFSRFSLWLSPRNCSSSNAMLPAFFNSFSSLKELNLSYAGLSEATSSIDLGSLSFLEDLDLSGNKFFNLPSGISLLPKLQCLRVEKCSNLLSIPELPSSVLFLSINDCTSIERVSAPLQHERLPLLNVKGCRNLIEIQGMECAGNNWSILNLNGCSNLSENYKMSLIQGLCKGKHYDICLAGGEIPEWFSHRGEGSALSFILPSVSVPVPDGNKLQALLFWVVSASTNEATLATSLPRFDKCVATFKNKSNGIELFETMAAVTFDRTITKQSWIQRIPLIGLEESLQGVEELELNVKISFYDVRKCWVEKCGVHLIMEKNKADSDQEIDIHAPGSDDQPLESSLIRELQKWKITSCSKFG
- the LOC7484089 gene encoding disease resistance protein RPV1 isoform X1, whose amino-acid sequence is MASTDSESPFSSSSSSSGHRWNYDVFLSFRGEDTRKNFTDHLYTALIQAGIHTFRDDNELPRGEEISPQLLKAIEGSRISIVVFSKHYASSRWCLDELVKILECRQNIDQVVLPIFYDTEPSDVRKQTGSYAKAFDEHEERFKEEMEKVNKWRGALAEAGNLSGWGLHNEANGYEAEFIKRIVSDVACKLGNKTLHVAKHPVGIYSRVQGIISLLKGAKPDVGIVGIHGIAGIGKTTIAKAVFNKLYFGFEGSSFLSDVKEISDKPNGLVELQERLLHDILKPRVWKVSNVYEGMNLIKERLHRKKILVVFDDVDKREQLEALMGERCWFGAGSIIIVVTKNKHLLTEVGVDGMYHAKELDRDQSLELFSLHAFRETHPAKDYEELSGKVVDYCKGLPLALQILGSHLSIRDKAGWEIDIAHWRNIPHDDIQGKLRVSFDALNVDTSEIFLDIACYFVGGDKEYVADIVGARYDCHPEVAFRTLIGRSLITIDTWNSLWMHDTLRKMGREIIRQRSRNHPGNCSRIVLPKDAYNVLSKELGTDAVEGLALDVQESFSTKSFTKMRRLKLLQIKGANLVGSYSLLPKELIWLCWFGCPLKSLPSDFHLNDLVILDMQESNVRKLWKGTKILNKLKILNLSYSKYLDETPNFRELSCLERLILTGCTSLVKVHQSIGNLKSLVLLNLHYCDSLKTLPESMGNLKSLQTLNVTQCRQLEKLPESLGDIESLTELFTKGTAIKQLPTSARYLKKLTKLSFGGYNKVFYSPDLPSKSRFSRFSLWLSPRNCSSSNAMLPAFFNSFSSLKELNLSYAGLSEATSSIDLGSLSFLEDLDLSGNKFFNLPSGISLLPKLQCLRVEKCSNLLSIPELPSSVLFLSINDCTSIERVSAPLQHERLPLLNVKGCRNLIEIQGMECAGNNWSILNLNGCSNLSENYKMSLIQGLCKGKHYDICLAGGEIPEWFSHRGEGSALSFILPSVSVPVPDGNKLQALLFWVVSASTNEATLATSLPRFDKCVATFKNKSNGIELFETMAAVTFDRTITKQSWIQRIPLIGLEESLQGVEELEVNVKISVYDVRKLQRIPLIGSEESLQGVEELELNVKISFYDVRKCWVEKCGVHLIMEKNKADSDQEIDIHAPGSDDQPLESSLIRELQKWKITSCSKFG
- the LOC7484089 gene encoding disease resistance protein RPV1 isoform X5 → MASTDSESPFSSSSSSSGHRWNYDVFLSFRGEDTRKNFTDHLYTALIQAGIHTFRDDNELPRGEEISPQLLKAIEGSRISIVVFSKHYASSRWCLDELVKILECRQNIDQVVLPIFYDTEPSDVRKQTGSYAKAFDEHEERFKEEMEKVNKWRGALAEAGNLSGWGLHNEANGYEAEFIKRIVSDVACKLGNKTLHVAKHPVGIYSRVQGIISLLKGAKPDVGIVGIHGIAGIGKTTIAKAVFNKLYFGFEGSSFLSDVKEISDKPNGLVELQERLLHDILKPRVWKVSNVYEGMNLIKERLHRKKILVVFDDVDKREQLEALMGERCWFGAGSIIIVVTKNKHLLTEVGVDGMYHAKELDRDQSLELFSLHAFRETHPAKDYEELSGKVVDYCKGLPLALQILGSHLSIRDKAGWEIDIAHWRNIPHDDIQGKLRVSFDALNVDTSEIFLDIACYFVGGDKEYVADIVGARYDCHPEVAFRTLIGRSLITIDTWNSLWMHDTLRKMGREIIRQRSRNHPGNCSRIVLPKDAYNVLSKELGTDAVEGLALDVQESFSTKSFTKMRRLKLLQIKGANLVGSYSLLPKELIWLCWFGCPLKSLPSDFHLNDLVILDMQESNVRKLWKGTKILNKLKILNLSYSKYLDETPNFRELSCLERLILTGCTSLVKVHQSIGNLKSLVLLNLHYCDSLKTLPESMGNLKSLQTLNVTQCRQLEKLPESLGDIESLTELFTKGTAIKQLPTSARYLKKLTKLSFGGYNKVFYSPDLPSKSRFSRFSLWLSPRNCSSSNAMLPAFFNSFSSLKELNLSYAGLSEATSSIDLGSLSFLEDLDLSGNKFFNLPSGISLLPKLQCLRVEKCSNLLSIPELPSSVLFLSINDCTSIERVSAPLQHERLPLLNVKGCRNLIEIQGMECAGNNWSILNLNGCSNLSENYKMSLIQGLCKGKHYDICLAGGEIPEWFSHRGEGSALSFILPSVSVPVPDGNKLQALLFWVVSASTNEATLATSLPRFDKCVATFKNKSNGIELFETMAAVTFDRTITKQSWIQRIPLIGLEESLQGVEELEVNVKISLYDVPKCWVEKCGVHLIMEKNKADSDQEIDINALGSDDQLLESSLTRVAEMENHRLQ
- the LOC7484089 gene encoding disease resistance protein RPV1 isoform X3, which produces MASTDSESPFSSSSSSSGHRWNYDVFLSFRGEDTRKNFTDHLYTALIQAGIHTFRDDNELPRGEEISPQLLKAIEGSRISIVVFSKHYASSRWCLDELVKILECRQNIDQVVLPIFYDTEPSDVRKQTGSYAKAFDEHEERFKEEMEKVNKWRGALAEAGNLSGWGLHNEANGYEAEFIKRIVSDVACKLGNKTLHVAKHPVGIYSRVQGIISLLKGAKPDVGIVGIHGIAGIGKTTIAKAVFNKLYFGFEGSSFLSDVKEISDKPNGLVELQERLLHDILKPRVWKVSNVYEGMNLIKERLHRKKILVVFDDVDKREQLEALMGERCWFGAGSIIIVVTKNKHLLTEVGVDGMYHAKELDRDQSLELFSLHAFRETHPAKDYEELSGKVVDYCKGLPLALQILGSHLSIRDKAGWEIDIAHWRNIPHDDIQGKLRVSFDALNVDTSEIFLDIACYFVGGDKEYVADIVGARYDCHPEVAFRTLIGRSLITIDTWNSLWMHDTLRKMGREIIRQRSRNHPGNCSRIVLPKDAYNVLSKELGTDAVEGLALDVQESFSTKSFTKMRRLKLLQIKGANLVGSYSLLPKELIWLCWFGCPLKSLPSDFHLNDLVILDMQESNVRKLWKGTKILNKLKILNLSYSKYLDETPNFRELSCLERLILTGCTSLVKVHQSIGNLKSLVLLNLHYCDSLKTLPESMGNLKSLQTLNVTQCRQLEKLPESLGDIESLTELFTKGTAIKQLPTSARYLKKLTKLSFGGYNKVFYSPDLPSKSRFSRFSLWLSPRNCSSSNAMLPAFFNSFSSLKELNLSYAGLSEATSSIDLGSLSFLEDLDLSGNKFFNLPSGISLLPKLQCLRVEKCSNLLSIPELPSSVLFLSINDCTSIERVSAPLQHERLPLLNVKGCRNLIEIQGMECAGNNWSILNLNGCSNLSENYKMSLIQGLCKGKHYDICLAGGEIPEWFSHRGEGSALSFILPSVSVPVPDGNKLQALLFWVVSASTNEATLATSLPRFDKCVATFKNKSNGIELFETMAAVTFDRTITKQSWIQRIPLIGLEESLQGVEELEVNVKLSLYDVRKCGVEKCGVHLIMEKNKADSDQEIDIHDLGSDDQRLESSLIRELQKWKITSCSKFG
- the LOC7484089 gene encoding disease resistance protein RPV1 isoform X4, with protein sequence MASTDSESPFSSSSSSSGHRWNYDVFLSFRGEDTRKNFTDHLYTALIQAGIHTFRDDNELPRGEEISPQLLKAIEGSRISIVVFSKHYASSRWCLDELVKILECRQNIDQVVLPIFYDTEPSDVRKQTGSYAKAFDEHEERFKEEMEKVNKWRGALAEAGNLSGWGLHNEANGYEAEFIKRIVSDVACKLGNKTLHVAKHPVGIYSRVQGIISLLKGAKPDVGIVGIHGIAGIGKTTIAKAVFNKLYFGFEGSSFLSDVKEISDKPNGLVELQERLLHDILKPRVWKVSNVYEGMNLIKERLHRKKILVVFDDVDKREQLEALMGERCWFGAGSIIIVVTKNKHLLTEVGVDGMYHAKELDRDQSLELFSLHAFRETHPAKDYEELSGKVVDYCKGLPLALQILGSHLSIRDKAGWEIDIAHWRNIPHDDIQGKLRVSFDALNVDTSEIFLDIACYFVGGDKEYVADIVGARYDCHPEVAFRTLIGRSLITIDTWNSLWMHDTLRKMGREIIRQRSRNHPGNCSRIVLPKDAYNVLSKELGTDAVEGLALDVQESFSTKSFTKMRRLKLLQIKGANLVGSYSLLPKELIWLCWFGCPLKSLPSDFHLNDLVILDMQESNVRKLWKGTKILNKLKILNLSYSKYLDETPNFRELSCLERLILTGCTSLVKVHQSIGNLKSLVLLNLHYCDSLKTLPESMGNLKSLQTLNVTQCRQLEKLPESLGDIESLTELFTKGTAIKQLPTSARYLKKLTKLSFGGYNKVFYSPDLPSKSRFSRFSLWLSPRNCSSSNAMLPAFFNSFSSLKELNLSYAGLSEATSSIDLGSLSFLEDLDLSGNKFFNLPSGISLLPKLQCLRVEKCSNLLSIPELPSSVLFLSINDCTSIERVSAPLQHERLPLLNVKGCRNLIEIQGMECAGNNWSILNLNGCSNLSENYKMSLIQGLCKGKHYDICLAGGEIPEWFSHRGEGSALSFHLPSVSVPDGNKLQALLFWVVSASTSKAIPETPFLQFDMCVATFKNKSNGIELFETMAAVTFDRTITKHSWIQRIPLIGLEESLQGVEELEVNVKLSLYDVRKCGVEKCGVHLIMEKNKADSDQEIDIHDLGSDDQRLESSLIRELQKWKITSCSKFG
- the LOC7484089 gene encoding disease resistance protein RPV1 isoform X6; this encodes MASTDSESPFSSSSSSSGHRWNYDVFLSFRGEDTRKNFTDHLYTALIQAGIHTFRDDNELPRGEEISPQLLKAIEGSRISIVVFSKHYASSRWCLDELVKILECRQNIDQVVLPIFYDTEPSDVRKQTGSYAKAFDEHEERFKEEMEKVNKWRGALAEAGNLSGWGLHNEANGYEAEFIKRIVSDVACKLGNKTLHVAKHPVGIYSRVQGIISLLKGAKPDVGIVGIHGIAGIGKTTIAKAVFNKLYFGFEGSSFLSDVKEISDKPNGLVELQERLLHDILKPRVWKVSNVYEGMNLIKERLHRKKILVVFDDVDKREQLEALMGERCWFGAGSIIIVVTKNKHLLTEVGVDGMYHAKELDRDQSLELFSLHAFRETHPAKDYEELSGKVVDYCKGLPLALQILGSHLSIRDKAGWEIDIAHWRNIPHDDIQGKLRVSFDALNVDTSEIFLDIACYFVGGDKEYVADIVGARYDCHPEVAFRTLIGRSLITIDTWNSLWMHDTLRKMGREIIRQRSRNHPGNCSRIVLPKDAYNVLSKELGTDAVEGLALDVQESFSTKSFTKMRRLKLLQIKGANLVGSYSLLPKELIWLCWFGCPLKSLPSDFHLNDLVILDMQESNVRKLWKGTKILNKLKILNLSYSKYLDETPNFRELSCLERLILTGCTSLVKVHQSIGNLKSLVLLNLHYCDSLKTLPESMGNLKSLQTLNVTQCRQLEKLPESLGDIESLTELFTKGTAIKQLPTSARYLKKLTKLSFGGYNKVFYSPDLPSKSRFSRFSLWLSPRNCSSSNAMLPAFFNSFSSLKELNLSYAGLSEATSSIDLGSLSFLEDLDLSGNKFFNLPSGISLLPKLQCLRVEKCSNLLSIPELPSSVLFLSINDCTSIERVSAPLQHERLPLLNVKGCRNLIEIQGMECAGNNWSILNLNGCSNLSENYKMSLIQGLCKGKHYDICLAGGEIPEWFSHRGEGSALSFHLPSVSVPDGNKLQALLFWVVSASTSKAIPETPFLQFDMCVATFKNKSNGIELFETMAAVTFDRTITKHSWIQRIPLIGLEESLQGVEELEVNVKISLYDVPKCWVEKCGVHLIMEKNKADSDQEIDINALGSDDQLLESSLTRVAEMENHRLQ